The Saccharomonospora glauca K62 genome has a segment encoding these proteins:
- a CDS encoding response regulator, whose amino-acid sequence MTDGTTAAKERTEGPLRVLLADDQALVRAGFRVILSSGEGIEVVGEAGDGEEAVELATRLRPDVVLMDVQMPKLDGLEATRRLLGPARGDHPTKVIILTTFDREDYLFEALQAGASGFLLKNASPEDLIESVHVVARGDALLSPEVTRRVIARFSSPRVAPPVRRPPELTDREFEVLTLLAKGASNAEIAEQLFLGETTVKTHVSRILAKLGLRDRTHAVVYAYENGIVTPGGA is encoded by the coding sequence GTGACCGACGGCACCACCGCGGCGAAGGAACGCACCGAAGGGCCCCTGCGGGTCCTCCTGGCGGACGACCAGGCACTCGTGCGTGCCGGGTTCCGGGTGATTCTGTCCTCCGGGGAGGGCATCGAGGTGGTCGGCGAGGCCGGGGACGGGGAGGAGGCCGTCGAGCTCGCGACGCGACTGCGACCCGACGTGGTGCTCATGGATGTCCAGATGCCGAAACTCGACGGCCTGGAGGCCACGCGCCGCCTGCTCGGCCCCGCTCGGGGCGACCATCCCACGAAGGTCATCATCCTCACGACGTTCGATCGCGAGGACTATCTGTTCGAGGCCCTGCAAGCGGGGGCGAGCGGGTTTTTGTTGAAGAACGCCTCGCCCGAGGATCTGATCGAGTCGGTGCACGTGGTCGCTCGCGGGGACGCGTTGCTGTCCCCCGAGGTGACGCGCAGGGTGATCGCGCGGTTCTCCTCGCCGAGGGTGGCTCCGCCCGTCCGTCGCCCTCCGGAACTCACCGACCGGGAGTTCGAGGTGCTCACCCTGCTGGCCAAGGGAGCGAGCAACGCCGAGATCGCCGAGCAGCTCTTCCTCGGCGAGACCACGGTCAAGACGCATGTCTCGCGCATCCTCGCCAAGCTGGGTTTGCGCGACCGCACCCATGCCGTCGTCTACGCGTACGAGAACGGCATCGTCACTCCCGGCGGAGCGTGA
- a CDS encoding choline/carnitine O-acyltransferase yields MTHTEPTSTFAYEDRLPRVPLPTLEETCDRFLEWCAPLLTDEQRSVTEAAVAEFLRPDSPARTLHAALEEFDASDGVRSWLDLFWPSRYLGRRDRIALNANFFFLFRESEHDQITGAAHLIASTVDYKLRLDAEEIPPVIQRGKPLSMEQVRYLFSTTRIPDPRQDTVRAPYSDAEPGPSRARHVAVFHRGHLFRMDVIAEDGEPLSVTDLEAGLRAIVDASATRAEFPVGHLTTKARAEWAESRDALRRLDGNAEALDALETALFCVCLDDHTPADEKDACDHLLHGDSGNRWFDKSVSFIVFADGTAGINIEHCGLDGTTVLSFVDTVLTTQPPARESKGTPAVSPISFTLDDALRADIRAAGTAFADYAAATATRTVSFDDIGSTRMKQLGISPDAFMQLAYQLAHKRAKGFVGATYESIATRQYRAGRTEAMRVVTPEVLRFVEVMEDPDADVDERVTAVKNAADKHVARARECQAGKAPEQHLWELQLIATRRPELGVDPKLPLYSTPGWTIMRDDYLSTSSAPSEHIRYFGFGSTSSHCIGVAYVLLPDHVNIYLSTPAAVADEMAAFADHLTTAVYELEDLLDPEI; encoded by the coding sequence GTGACTCACACCGAACCGACATCCACCTTCGCCTACGAGGACCGGCTCCCCCGTGTCCCCCTGCCGACGCTGGAGGAGACCTGTGACCGCTTCCTGGAGTGGTGCGCTCCGCTGCTGACCGACGAGCAGCGGTCGGTCACCGAAGCGGCGGTGGCCGAGTTCCTGCGTCCCGACAGCCCGGCCCGCACGCTGCACGCCGCGCTGGAGGAGTTCGACGCCTCCGACGGCGTGCGCAGCTGGCTGGATCTCTTCTGGCCCTCCCGCTACCTGGGCAGGCGCGACCGCATCGCGCTCAACGCCAACTTCTTCTTCCTGTTCCGCGAGTCCGAGCACGACCAAATCACCGGAGCCGCCCACCTCATTGCGTCCACAGTAGACTACAAACTGCGGCTCGACGCCGAGGAGATCCCTCCGGTGATCCAGCGGGGCAAACCGCTGTCCATGGAGCAGGTCAGGTACCTGTTCTCCACCACGCGCATCCCCGACCCCCGGCAGGACACCGTCCGCGCCCCCTACAGCGACGCGGAGCCCGGCCCCTCCCGTGCCCGACACGTCGCCGTGTTCCACCGAGGCCACCTCTTCCGCATGGACGTCATCGCCGAGGACGGCGAACCGCTGTCGGTGACCGACCTGGAAGCCGGGCTGCGGGCGATCGTCGACGCGAGCGCCACCCGCGCCGAGTTCCCCGTCGGGCACCTCACCACCAAGGCCCGCGCCGAGTGGGCCGAGAGCCGGGACGCCCTCCGCCGGCTCGACGGCAACGCCGAGGCACTCGACGCCCTGGAGACCGCGCTGTTCTGCGTCTGCCTCGACGACCACACCCCGGCCGACGAGAAGGACGCCTGCGACCACCTGCTGCACGGGGACAGCGGCAACCGGTGGTTCGACAAGTCGGTGTCGTTCATCGTGTTCGCTGACGGCACGGCGGGCATCAACATCGAGCACTGCGGGCTCGACGGCACCACCGTGCTGTCGTTCGTCGACACGGTGCTCACCACGCAACCACCCGCCCGCGAATCGAAGGGCACGCCCGCCGTCAGCCCGATCTCCTTCACCCTCGACGACGCACTGCGAGCCGACATTCGCGCCGCGGGCACCGCGTTCGCCGACTACGCCGCCGCCACGGCGACGAGGACGGTGTCATTCGACGACATCGGCTCCACCCGAATGAAACAGCTGGGCATCTCCCCCGACGCGTTCATGCAGCTGGCCTACCAACTGGCACACAAGCGCGCCAAGGGGTTCGTCGGTGCGACCTACGAGTCCATCGCCACCCGCCAGTACCGGGCCGGACGCACCGAGGCCATGCGCGTGGTCACCCCCGAGGTACTGCGGTTCGTCGAGGTCATGGAGGACCCGGACGCCGACGTCGACGAGCGCGTGACCGCGGTGAAGAACGCCGCCGACAAACACGTCGCGCGGGCCAGGGAGTGCCAGGCCGGAAAGGCGCCCGAACAGCACCTGTGGGAGCTCCAGCTCATCGCGACCCGACGCCCGGAACTCGGCGTGGACCCGAAGCTGCCGCTGTACTCCACGCCGGGCTGGACGATCATGCGCGACGACTACCTCAGCACCAGTTCGGCGCCGTCGGAGCACATCCGGTACTTCGGCTTCGGCTCCACGAGCAGCCACTGCATCGGCGTGGCCTATGTGCTGCTGCCCGACCACGTCAACATCTACCTGAGCACACCGGCGGCGGTCGCCGACGAGATGGCCGCCTTCGCCGACCACCTCACCACGGCGGTCTACGAGCTGGAGGACCTGCTGGACCCCGAGATCTGA
- a CDS encoding helix-turn-helix transcriptional regulator, with protein sequence MSTTPTTFAEKLAFLIETMHPASRGPYDDEELAQAWGVSRQYVWQLRTGRRAEPRHSVAMKIVRFFGVPEDYFVDDDVTVAVMRQIQDLIDRRDGTPDADDPGENVELRRLALRILGLSTDERELVSNMVDKLRAYESTPRHRRSRRKPSPVDQG encoded by the coding sequence ATGAGTACGACTCCCACGACCTTCGCCGAGAAGCTGGCCTTCCTCATCGAGACCATGCATCCCGCCTCGCGCGGCCCCTACGACGACGAGGAACTCGCCCAAGCCTGGGGAGTCTCACGACAGTACGTATGGCAACTGCGGACCGGAAGGCGCGCGGAGCCTAGACACAGCGTCGCGATGAAGATCGTCCGATTCTTCGGCGTGCCCGAGGACTACTTCGTCGACGACGACGTCACCGTCGCCGTCATGCGGCAGATCCAGGACCTCATCGATCGACGCGACGGCACCCCGGACGCGGACGATCCCGGCGAGAACGTGGAACTTCGCAGACTGGCCCTGCGCATCCTGGGGCTTTCCACCGACGAACGCGAGCTGGTGTCGAACATGGTGGACAAACTGCGCGCCTACGAGAGCACTCCGCGCCACCGGCGCTCCCGCCGCAAACCCTCCCCCGTCGACCAGGGGTGA
- a CDS encoding helix-turn-helix domain-containing protein, with protein sequence MREYRGCVVPNWSSPALWDAASRGDYATVLRRAREELGWSQGRLGEKFGCSASTISRFENGRRGLRDVAVLRRFANVLGLPAEAFGLSTAKHERPVARGNETHVSRNNINSGRKGDGQVRRRAFLFAAGLAGTAVAAPGAFAAAEAEVDPAAFLATRLEVVLLGPTVPEAEPMPPDKLRAALASAWEDFHSCRYVKLATRLPDLITAAESAQRQFGGVRAARLVADAYNLATRALIKLEASGLEWISADRALRAASAADEPLVLAEATRLLGSVCRRAGHYDRAQELTLSAADQLDLGGAEPNPEHLALHGVLLCSAGYAAARGGDRERAVELLDEADATAVRLADHPARQTALTANVVSHRVSAHYVLGNAGAALHDSQGVQLGQFPDTERRARFLVDVALCLAQWDKPDRAFRTLLAAERAAPGEVRTRATVRRLVSDLLHHPRQAAMPGIRRLAARTHVLT encoded by the coding sequence GTGCGTGAGTATCGGGGGTGCGTTGTGCCGAACTGGTCGTCGCCCGCGTTGTGGGATGCCGCGAGTCGCGGTGACTACGCGACCGTGCTGCGCCGTGCCCGTGAGGAACTGGGCTGGTCACAGGGGCGTTTGGGGGAGAAGTTCGGTTGCTCGGCCTCTACCATTTCGCGTTTCGAGAACGGCCGCCGAGGATTGCGTGACGTGGCCGTGCTGCGTAGGTTCGCCAACGTTCTCGGCCTTCCCGCCGAGGCATTCGGGCTGAGCACCGCGAAGCACGAGCGACCCGTCGCCCGCGGAAATGAAACGCACGTCTCTCGGAATAACATCAACTCCGGCCGCAAAGGGGATGGTCAGGTGCGACGACGTGCATTTCTTTTCGCGGCGGGGCTGGCGGGAACCGCGGTAGCCGCACCGGGGGCTTTCGCGGCGGCGGAAGCCGAGGTCGATCCCGCGGCGTTTCTGGCCACCCGACTGGAAGTCGTTCTGCTCGGCCCCACCGTCCCGGAGGCCGAACCGATGCCGCCGGACAAACTCCGGGCGGCGTTGGCGTCCGCGTGGGAGGACTTCCATTCCTGCCGGTACGTCAAACTCGCCACGCGGCTTCCCGACCTGATCACCGCCGCCGAGTCGGCGCAACGGCAGTTCGGGGGCGTGCGCGCGGCCCGGTTGGTGGCCGACGCCTACAACCTCGCCACCCGCGCGTTGATCAAGCTCGAAGCCAGCGGACTGGAATGGATTTCCGCCGACAGGGCGTTGCGGGCGGCGTCCGCCGCCGACGAACCGCTCGTCCTCGCGGAGGCGACGCGGTTGCTCGGGTCGGTGTGTCGGCGGGCGGGGCACTACGACCGCGCGCAGGAGCTGACGTTGAGCGCGGCCGACCAGCTCGACCTCGGCGGCGCGGAACCGAATCCCGAACACCTCGCGTTGCACGGGGTGTTGTTGTGTTCGGCCGGGTACGCGGCCGCGCGGGGTGGGGACCGGGAGCGGGCCGTCGAACTCCTCGACGAGGCCGACGCCACCGCCGTGCGACTGGCCGACCACCCGGCGCGGCAGACGGCGTTGACCGCCAACGTGGTGAGCCACCGTGTGTCCGCGCACTACGTGCTCGGCAACGCGGGGGCGGCCCTCCACGACTCGCAGGGCGTGCAGCTCGGCCAGTTCCCGGACACGGAACGCCGGGCGCGATTCCTCGTCGACGTGGCGTTGTGTCTTGCGCAGTGGGACAAACCGGACCGCGCGTTCCGGACGTTGCTCGCCGCGGAGCGTGCCGCACCGGGCGAGGTGCGCACCCGTGCCACGGTGCGTCGTCTCGTCTCCGACCTGCTTCACCACCCGCGACAGGCCGCGATGCCCGGCATCCGGCGGCTCGCCGCTCGCACCCATGTGCTGACCTAA
- a CDS encoding phosphatase PAP2 family protein has translation MTVRTDTPPAATTPPATGSVWAKVLSEVFAPWVIVIALSGAVAWRATGEPLPTLGWGLLIAVTSSVLPMGVIVWGARRGRWDGHHVRDRTGRLVPFLTLIVLSALCLGLLLWWDAPRMVVALDLAMLAALLVSGLITAWWKVSMHAAVAAGAVVILAVAYTAWLLPLLGVAALVSWSRVRLGDHTVAQVTVGTVLGIVVGGGVFVLAL, from the coding sequence GTGACCGTTCGGACGGACACCCCACCCGCCGCCACCACCCCGCCCGCCACCGGGTCGGTGTGGGCGAAAGTACTGAGCGAGGTCTTCGCCCCCTGGGTGATCGTCATCGCGCTATCGGGCGCGGTGGCGTGGCGCGCCACCGGCGAACCGCTCCCGACGCTGGGGTGGGGCCTCCTGATCGCCGTGACCAGCAGTGTCCTGCCGATGGGCGTCATCGTGTGGGGTGCCCGCCGCGGCCGCTGGGACGGACACCACGTGCGCGACCGCACGGGTCGGCTCGTCCCGTTCCTGACGCTCATCGTGCTGAGCGCCCTGTGCCTGGGGCTGCTGCTGTGGTGGGACGCGCCCCGCATGGTGGTGGCCCTCGACCTCGCGATGCTCGCGGCCCTGCTCGTCAGCGGCCTCATCACGGCCTGGTGGAAGGTGTCGATGCACGCGGCGGTCGCCGCGGGAGCGGTGGTGATCCTGGCCGTCGCGTACACGGCGTGGCTGCTGCCTCTGCTGGGGGTGGCCGCGTTGGTGTCGTGGTCGCGAGTCCGACTCGGGGACCACACGGTCGCGCAGGTCACCGTGGGGACGGTGCTCGGTATCGTCGTGGGCGGAGGAGTCTTCGTCCTCGCCCTCTGA
- a CDS encoding HalD/BesD family halogenase, translating to MNTSVAPSIEQVVDTERYPLFRPGSEAWHAAVAKVRADLDRDGCSVLSDFVRPAHHDLLRREGASMAPRAHDDEEVVNAYNIPVDADLPEDHPARIRLHKRNAFVAYDHIPADALIRHLYTDEHFKRFLAACVGLPEIHELADPLAALVLNVVRPGMDHPWHFDTNEFAVSLLTQAPESGGVFEYCPNIRSETDENFADVRAVLTGKGRHLVRRLTLRTGDLQLFRGRFALHRVTPVEGNTERHTAIFAYSARPGVVGSTARTRQLFGRVTEAHLAAEGRTVRGDSLLD from the coding sequence ATGAACACTTCTGTCGCCCCGTCGATCGAGCAGGTGGTCGACACGGAGCGGTACCCGTTGTTCCGGCCGGGCAGCGAGGCGTGGCACGCCGCGGTGGCGAAGGTGCGCGCAGACCTCGACCGCGACGGCTGCAGCGTGTTGAGCGACTTCGTCCGCCCGGCCCACCACGACCTCCTGCGACGCGAAGGCGCGAGCATGGCGCCACGCGCCCACGACGACGAGGAGGTCGTCAATGCCTACAACATCCCCGTCGACGCGGACCTGCCCGAGGACCACCCGGCCCGCATCCGACTGCACAAGCGCAACGCGTTCGTGGCCTACGACCACATCCCCGCCGACGCGCTCATCCGCCACCTCTACACCGACGAACACTTCAAACGTTTCCTCGCCGCGTGCGTCGGACTCCCCGAGATCCACGAACTCGCCGACCCGTTGGCCGCGTTGGTGCTCAACGTCGTGCGCCCCGGCATGGACCACCCGTGGCACTTCGACACCAACGAGTTCGCCGTCTCGCTGCTGACGCAGGCCCCGGAGTCCGGCGGCGTGTTCGAGTACTGCCCCAACATCCGTTCGGAGACCGACGAGAACTTCGCCGACGTCCGCGCGGTGTTGACGGGGAAGGGACGGCACCTGGTGCGACGGTTGACCCTGCGCACCGGCGACCTGCAACTGTTCCGAGGCCGCTTCGCCCTGCACCGGGTGACTCCCGTGGAGGGCAACACCGAGCGGCACACCGCGATCTTCGCCTACAGCGCGCGACCCGGCGTGGTGGGCAGCACCGCCCGTACGCGGCAGTTGTTCGGTCGGGTCACCGAGGCGCACCTCGCCGCCGAGGGGCGAACCGTGCGGGGCGATTCGCTGCTGGACTGA
- a CDS encoding MAB_1171c family putative transporter, with the protein MGTLVMMVAGTAAIAGGLTRLVLARRNLTPATVHLCVAVVAVGFSAALSAPAVLAVAAHVEPVPNLSRMLVNEAGMVAAWCVHSLLIHLVTEDETRARSAVRVQAAILLATLTAMTALFLLADTTYRPDFLAAFARLPEIFGYLLLFSGYVAWSLARFVLLMGRYVELTDRRWLQRGLRVMQTGAAFGLAWSLHKIVAATAVFVTGSSYPGAEFLASALPAACVTAVAVGLLLPVCAPPLARRVVELTRLWRYRRLRGLWETLSPVITKIRTTEPPATTTAYERLSTRVVDILDALLVLSPYRDGTTSSRTAADAAREAEAVVHALARWSAGTEPVREQPTGPASTTDVDDLDGEAAWLCRVAKAMRQLPAPPSPDTTTSSTTS; encoded by the coding sequence ATGGGCACTCTCGTGATGATGGTCGCCGGAACCGCGGCCATCGCCGGTGGACTGACCCGACTCGTGCTGGCGCGCCGGAACCTGACCCCGGCGACCGTGCACCTGTGCGTCGCGGTCGTCGCCGTGGGATTCTCCGCCGCGCTGTCGGCCCCCGCCGTGCTCGCGGTCGCGGCCCACGTCGAACCGGTGCCGAACCTGAGCCGAATGCTCGTCAACGAGGCGGGCATGGTGGCCGCCTGGTGCGTTCACAGCTTGCTCATCCACCTGGTCACCGAGGACGAGACGCGGGCCCGCTCCGCAGTCCGGGTCCAGGCCGCGATCCTGCTGGCCACGCTCACGGCCATGACCGCGCTGTTTTTGTTGGCCGACACGACGTACCGGCCGGACTTCCTGGCGGCCTTCGCCCGCCTTCCCGAGATCTTCGGCTACCTGCTGCTGTTCAGCGGATACGTCGCCTGGAGCCTCGCCCGTTTCGTGCTGCTCATGGGCCGGTACGTGGAACTCACCGACCGGCGCTGGCTCCAACGGGGCCTGCGAGTCATGCAGACCGGAGCGGCCTTCGGACTGGCCTGGTCGCTGCACAAGATCGTGGCCGCCACCGCCGTGTTCGTCACGGGCTCGTCCTATCCGGGTGCGGAGTTCCTCGCCTCGGCGCTGCCCGCCGCGTGCGTCACGGCAGTCGCCGTCGGTCTGCTCCTCCCGGTGTGCGCGCCCCCTCTCGCCCGTCGGGTGGTGGAGCTCACCCGGCTATGGCGTTACCGACGACTTCGCGGCCTGTGGGAGACCCTCTCCCCGGTCATCACGAAAATCCGCACCACCGAACCCCCGGCGACCACGACCGCGTACGAGCGACTGAGCACCCGAGTCGTCGACATTCTCGACGCGCTGTTGGTGCTCTCCCCGTACCGCGACGGGACCACCTCCTCCCGCACGGCCGCTGACGCCGCGCGGGAGGCCGAAGCCGTCGTGCACGCGCTCGCGAGATGGTCGGCCGGGACGGAACCGGTGCGGGAGCAACCCACCGGCCCGGCATCGACGACGGACGTGGACGATCTGGATGGCGAGGCCGCGTGGCTGTGCCGGGTCGCGAAGGCGATGCGACAGCTGCCCGCGCCACCCTCGCCCGACACCACGACGAGCAGTACCACGAGCTGA
- a CDS encoding ImmA/IrrE family metallo-endopeptidase encodes MRDNARRASHGGASPWCVRGAPHLARLIGRFFRKGDTVTRSDVRRRCEALVDEVLRATGVPQPWSLNEWLDRLERVRGRDIDLCALTWAPGDPTGAWQSRPDHDLIAYPHNTASYHQDHIILHEIGHMLFEHTGQCVLSDEEARRLAPSLRASAFVHLFGRTAVAEEENEAEQFAHLLRARVAALSVPRSRHHRTPPNRATAATVARLTTAFDRP; translated from the coding sequence ATGCGAGACAATGCCCGGCGAGCGTCCCACGGGGGCGCCTCCCCCTGGTGTGTGCGGGGCGCACCGCACCTCGCCAGGCTGATCGGCCGGTTCTTTCGGAAGGGCGACACGGTGACACGCTCCGACGTTCGACGCCGCTGCGAGGCTCTGGTGGACGAGGTTCTCCGGGCGACGGGAGTTCCCCAGCCGTGGAGCCTCAACGAGTGGTTGGACCGCCTCGAACGCGTCCGAGGACGCGACATCGACCTGTGCGCCCTCACCTGGGCCCCCGGTGACCCCACGGGCGCGTGGCAGAGCCGCCCCGACCACGACCTCATCGCCTATCCCCACAACACCGCGAGCTACCACCAGGACCACATCATCCTGCACGAGATCGGACACATGCTGTTCGAGCACACCGGGCAGTGCGTGTTGTCCGACGAGGAAGCGCGCCGACTCGCCCCCAGCCTGCGCGCCAGCGCGTTCGTCCACCTCTTCGGCCGCACCGCCGTCGCCGAGGAGGAGAACGAGGCCGAGCAGTTCGCCCACCTCCTGCGCGCGCGCGTGGCCGCGCTCTCGGTGCCCCGGTCCCGCCACCACCGCACACCGCCGAACCGCGCCACCGCGGCCACGGTCGCCCGGCTCACCACCGCGTTCGACCGGCCGTGA
- a CDS encoding ABC transporter permease produces the protein MSTTTVPRSAGSAVEDSGKAGGTSFWSATRLVAEREMKSFLQLKSFWIGLVVIVVGLFAMSVLPSVFGGGQTSVAVVGGSEVRAALEQLDAEIVEAEDVAAAQELVRAEKVDAAVVPDTTGESVTGVRVVALTDPPAEIVAGLGAVPPVDLLETSDVSHGEQSLVVLVLALLFLVFGMGGVAIAQSTVTEKQTRVVEILVSTVPVRALLAGKIVGHTLLTVGQVVVVAIVAPLALRAGGHGDLLTVVLPALGWFVPFMVLGFLLLAALWAVTGSLVSRQEDLGTTMGLAMMLVMGPYFGVMFFFDNETVMTVLSYVPFSAAVAMPARMFAGEAQVWEAVASLGLMAVFAALVTMFGARLYSGALLQTRGKVALSQAWSHAD, from the coding sequence ATGAGCACGACGACCGTGCCGCGATCTGCGGGGAGCGCGGTGGAGGACTCCGGCAAGGCGGGTGGCACCTCGTTCTGGTCGGCGACCCGCCTGGTCGCCGAACGCGAGATGAAGTCGTTCCTGCAGCTCAAGAGTTTCTGGATCGGCCTCGTGGTCATCGTGGTCGGGCTGTTCGCGATGTCCGTGCTGCCGTCCGTGTTCGGTGGGGGACAGACGAGTGTCGCCGTGGTCGGCGGCTCCGAGGTCCGGGCCGCACTGGAGCAACTCGACGCCGAGATCGTCGAGGCGGAGGACGTGGCCGCGGCGCAGGAGCTCGTGCGCGCGGAGAAGGTGGACGCGGCCGTCGTGCCCGACACGACGGGCGAGTCGGTGACGGGCGTGCGGGTCGTCGCGTTGACCGACCCACCCGCCGAGATTGTCGCGGGACTGGGGGCGGTGCCGCCGGTGGACCTGCTGGAGACCTCCGACGTGTCGCACGGCGAGCAGAGCCTGGTGGTGTTGGTGCTGGCCCTGCTGTTCCTGGTGTTCGGCATGGGTGGGGTCGCCATCGCCCAGAGCACGGTGACGGAGAAGCAGACCAGGGTCGTGGAGATCCTCGTGTCGACCGTGCCGGTGCGGGCGCTGCTCGCGGGCAAGATCGTGGGCCACACGCTGCTGACCGTCGGTCAGGTCGTGGTGGTGGCGATCGTCGCGCCTTTGGCGCTGCGGGCCGGCGGTCACGGTGACCTGTTGACGGTGGTGCTGCCCGCGCTCGGGTGGTTCGTGCCGTTCATGGTGCTCGGGTTCCTGCTGCTCGCCGCGCTGTGGGCGGTGACGGGGTCGTTGGTGAGCCGTCAGGAGGACCTCGGGACCACCATGGGCCTGGCGATGATGCTGGTGATGGGCCCGTACTTCGGGGTGATGTTCTTCTTCGACAACGAGACCGTGATGACCGTGCTGTCGTACGTGCCGTTCTCGGCGGCCGTGGCGATGCCGGCTCGGATGTTCGCCGGTGAGGCCCAGGTGTGGGAGGCCGTGGCGTCGCTCGGGTTGATGGCGGTCTTCGCGGCGCTGGTGACCATGTTCGGTGCGCGGCTGTACTCGGGCGCGTTGCTGCAGACCCGTGGCAAGGTCGCCTTGTCGCAGGCCTGGTCGCACGCGGACTGA
- a CDS encoding ABC transporter ATP-binding protein, whose protein sequence is MLTVTSISRHFGDHRVLHDVSFEVRPGRMTGFLGANGAGKTTTMRIILGVLAPHGGSVTWNGEPVTGSLRQRFGYMPEERGLYPKMKVAEQVAWLGQLHGLDRATARRNTEELLDQLDLASRADDKLEDLSLGNQQRVQVAAALVHDPVLLILDEPFSGLDPIAVDVVLGVLRERAAQGVPVLFSSHQLAIVEQLCDDLVILSGGTIAASGDREQLRREHGTERWELVVDSDAGWLRDLAGVRVVDLDGPRAVFELTGGTSDQDVLKAALGKGAVRSFTPVLPSLEEIFKEAI, encoded by the coding sequence ATGTTGACAGTGACCAGCATCAGTCGCCACTTCGGCGATCACAGGGTGCTCCACGACGTGTCGTTCGAGGTGCGCCCTGGTCGGATGACGGGTTTCCTCGGTGCCAACGGCGCGGGCAAGACCACCACGATGCGCATCATCCTGGGTGTGCTCGCCCCGCACGGGGGTTCGGTGACGTGGAACGGAGAACCCGTCACGGGGTCACTACGGCAACGTTTCGGCTACATGCCGGAGGAGCGCGGGCTGTACCCGAAGATGAAGGTGGCCGAGCAGGTCGCGTGGCTCGGACAGCTCCACGGCCTGGACCGCGCCACGGCGCGACGCAACACCGAGGAACTGCTCGACCAACTCGATCTGGCGTCGCGGGCCGACGACAAGCTGGAGGATCTGTCGCTGGGCAATCAGCAGCGGGTGCAGGTGGCGGCCGCGCTGGTGCACGATCCCGTGCTGTTGATCCTCGACGAGCCGTTCTCCGGGCTCGACCCCATCGCCGTGGACGTGGTGCTCGGGGTGTTGCGGGAGCGGGCCGCGCAGGGCGTGCCCGTATTGTTCTCCAGCCACCAGCTCGCCATCGTGGAGCAGCTCTGCGACGATCTCGTGATCCTGTCCGGGGGCACGATCGCCGCAAGCGGCGACCGGGAGCAACTGCGTCGCGAACACGGTACGGAGCGGTGGGAACTCGTGGTGGACTCCGACGCCGGGTGGCTGCGCGACCTCGCCGGGGTGCGGGTGGTCGATCTGGACGGTCCCCGCGCGGTGTTCGAGCTCACCGGCGGCACCAGTGACCAGGACGTGTTGAAGGCCGCGCTCGGTAAGGGCGCCGTCCGCAGCTTCACCCCGGTGCTGCCCTCGTTGGAAGAGATCTTCAAGGAGGCCATCTGA